A DNA window from Streptomyces asoensis contains the following coding sequences:
- a CDS encoding ATP-binding cassette domain-containing protein has product MADRTARPPHRAARHRTPPGPRTPQGTAPHGTPARGTAYRTARSLASANGTALRLIRDSLAARRAAALRLTWWTLLSAAPALVSGKALALAVDQGFLAGRPRTAALGLGLFAVCTLGGAWASRQTYPWLAEIVEPKRDRLLRDVVTGTLHRAVAPGPDRGDDGAAVAVARLTRQVEAVRDALAGQLMLLWQFVLTVVAVVAGTAVVAPAAVALVAAPLLVALALFALLAPASVRRQREAFDAEEKLAARTVETLTALRDIVACGAHDHARREALDAVGHHLRTSRALASVSALRRLIVALGAHSPLLLVVLAAPGLHARGTTAGAIVGVLGYVLATLEPAIRLLVQGLGASWLRLAVAAERLAEAARLPDPLPDPDPGLRPADGSAKLRGVTFAYGPRAEPVLDGLDLSLADGEHLVVVGPSGIGKSTLADVLTGMLSPCRGQVVLGGVPLDRVAGAERARARVLLPQTPYVFAGTLRENLCYLAPGTPDRVLAEAVTELGMTDLVERLGGVDGHVGPAGLSLGERELVALARAYLSDAGLVVLDEATGHLDAAAEQQVEEAFRRRPGTVVTIAHRMNAARRADRVLLLDGSRPRLGTHRALLDDVPFYRDLMGHWDTGAAGAGRTGADRAG; this is encoded by the coding sequence ATGGCGGACCGCACCGCCCGCCCGCCCCACCGCGCCGCGCGCCACCGGACCCCGCCTGGCCCCCGTACGCCCCAAGGCACAGCGCCGCACGGCACACCGGCCCGCGGGACCGCGTACCGGACCGCCCGGTCCCTCGCCTCGGCCAACGGCACTGCCCTGCGCCTGATCCGCGACAGCCTCGCGGCCCGCCGTGCCGCCGCCCTCCGGCTGACCTGGTGGACCCTGCTCTCCGCCGCACCCGCCCTCGTGTCCGGCAAGGCCCTCGCCCTCGCCGTGGACCAGGGATTTCTGGCGGGCCGTCCCCGCACGGCTGCCCTCGGACTGGGCCTGTTCGCCGTGTGCACCCTCGGGGGTGCCTGGGCGAGCCGGCAGACCTATCCGTGGCTCGCCGAGATCGTGGAGCCGAAGCGGGACCGGCTGCTGCGGGACGTCGTCACCGGCACCCTGCACCGTGCGGTGGCTCCGGGGCCCGACCGGGGCGACGACGGTGCCGCCGTCGCCGTCGCCCGCCTCACCCGGCAGGTGGAGGCCGTCCGGGACGCGCTCGCCGGCCAGCTCATGCTGCTGTGGCAGTTCGTCCTGACGGTCGTCGCCGTCGTCGCGGGCACCGCCGTCGTCGCCCCGGCCGCCGTTGCCCTGGTCGCCGCCCCGCTGCTCGTGGCGCTCGCCCTCTTCGCCCTCCTGGCACCCGCGAGCGTCCGCCGGCAGCGCGAGGCGTTCGACGCGGAGGAGAAGCTGGCCGCCCGCACGGTGGAGACGCTCACGGCACTGCGCGACATCGTCGCCTGCGGGGCCCACGACCACGCCCGGCGCGAGGCCCTCGACGCCGTGGGGCACCACCTGCGGACCTCCCGGGCCCTCGCCTCCGTGTCGGCGCTGCGCCGCCTCATCGTGGCCCTCGGCGCGCACAGCCCCCTGCTGCTCGTCGTCCTCGCCGCGCCCGGACTGCACGCCCGCGGGACGACCGCCGGCGCGATCGTGGGCGTGCTCGGCTATGTCCTGGCGACCCTGGAACCGGCGATCCGCCTGCTGGTGCAGGGCCTCGGCGCGTCCTGGCTGCGGCTGGCCGTCGCCGCCGAGCGACTCGCCGAGGCCGCGCGCCTCCCGGACCCCCTCCCGGACCCCGACCCCGGCCTGCGGCCCGCGGACGGCTCGGCAAAGCTGCGCGGTGTCACCTTCGCGTACGGCCCGCGGGCCGAGCCCGTCCTCGACGGGCTGGACCTGTCCCTCGCGGACGGCGAACACCTGGTGGTCGTCGGCCCGTCCGGCATCGGCAAGTCCACCCTGGCCGACGTCCTGACCGGGATGCTCTCCCCGTGCCGCGGGCAGGTCGTCCTCGGCGGTGTGCCCCTCGACCGCGTCGCCGGGGCCGAACGGGCGCGCGCCCGCGTCCTGTTGCCGCAGACCCCCTACGTGTTCGCGGGCACCCTGCGCGAGAACCTCTGCTATCTCGCCCCCGGCACCCCGGACCGGGTCCTCGCCGAGGCGGTGACGGAACTCGGGATGACCGACCTGGTGGAACGGCTGGGCGGTGTGGACGGCCACGTCGGTCCGGCGGGGCTGTCCCTGGGGGAGCGCGAACTCGTGGCCCTGGCCCGCGCCTACCTGTCGGACGCCGGGCTGGTCGTCCTCGACGAGGCCACCGGTCATCTGGACGCGGCGGCCGAACAGCAGGTCGAGGAGGCGTTCCGCCGGCGGCCCGGCACGGTCGTCACCATCGCCCACCGGATGAACGCGGCCCGCCGGGCCGACCGCGTGCTGCTCCTGGACGGGAGCCGTCCACGCCTCGGCACGCACCGGGCACTGCTCGACGACGTCCCCTTCTACCGCGATCTGATGGGGCACTGGGACACCGGTGCGGCCGGGGCGGGCCGCACCGGTGCCGACCGTGCGGGGTGA
- a CDS encoding ABC transporter ATP-binding protein, producing the protein MGQDHRPQPQRSGAGSRTAPSTFAHETPSPGSRPPGVGARWWWPTVLALSVTGSSAAALLLPGVLATAVDRALSGGATTGGALPLAAVLALLTAAETLAQYAGPRTTAEATARLRAALVRHLMATGLSPDRRTTTGDLVARLTASAAEAGLSVQAAVYAVAQLAMAAGSVVALGLLAPELAAAFLVTAPAGWLLLRRQLRRTVRRGEGYQEAQAAVAARLLDALAGRRTIAAAGTVDREIERVLGPVPELSRHGRALWDSQRRVAWSTGLLAPATQITVIAVAGYELSTGTLGAGDLVAALGYATLGLGGFGAAQSFLDHARARAGHRRVQEVLARPRQPPGLRRLPPGPGRVELRGVTVRRSDATVLDALDLTLPAGRCVALVGRSGAATSLLAAVAGGLVTPERGTVLLDGVPTDEIRPGDLRAAVAYAFADPELTGATVFDALAVAAEPLPADRVRAAARAAQADTFVRRLPAGYRTPVRDAPLSGGQRQRLGLARALARDGRLLVLDDATSSLDSATEAAVLRALDDTHGGRTRLVVTRRTATAARADLVAWLHEGRIRKVAPHDELWRVPAYRRMFLGTDDTTDAPDTEDVIPAEAPER; encoded by the coding sequence ATGGGACAGGACCACCGACCTCAGCCGCAGCGGAGCGGGGCTGGATCGCGTACGGCTCCTTCCACCTTCGCACATGAGACACCGTCACCGGGAAGCCGCCCGCCGGGCGTCGGCGCCCGCTGGTGGTGGCCCACCGTCCTCGCCCTGTCGGTGACGGGGAGCTCGGCCGCAGCGCTGCTGCTGCCCGGCGTCCTCGCCACCGCCGTCGACAGGGCGCTGTCCGGCGGCGCCACCACCGGGGGAGCCCTGCCGCTCGCCGCCGTCCTCGCCCTGCTCACCGCGGCCGAGACCCTCGCGCAGTACGCGGGTCCGCGCACCACCGCGGAGGCGACCGCGCGGCTGCGCGCCGCCCTCGTCCGGCACCTCATGGCCACCGGTCTCTCTCCCGACCGGCGGACGACGACCGGCGACCTCGTCGCCCGGCTGACCGCGAGCGCCGCCGAGGCCGGACTGAGCGTCCAGGCGGCCGTCTACGCCGTCGCCCAACTCGCCATGGCGGCGGGCTCGGTGGTCGCCCTCGGGCTGCTCGCCCCGGAACTCGCCGCCGCCTTCCTCGTCACCGCCCCCGCGGGCTGGCTGCTGCTCCGCCGCCAGCTGCGGCGCACCGTGCGGCGCGGTGAGGGCTACCAGGAGGCCCAGGCCGCCGTGGCCGCCCGGCTGCTGGACGCCCTGGCCGGCCGCCGGACCATCGCCGCCGCCGGAACCGTCGACCGTGAGATCGAACGCGTCCTCGGACCCGTACCGGAGCTGTCCCGGCACGGACGCGCCCTGTGGGACAGCCAGCGCCGCGTCGCGTGGTCCACCGGACTGCTCGCCCCCGCCACACAGATCACCGTGATCGCCGTCGCCGGGTACGAGCTCTCCACCGGCACCCTCGGCGCCGGTGACCTCGTGGCCGCGCTCGGCTACGCCACGCTGGGGCTCGGCGGCTTCGGCGCCGCGCAGAGCTTCCTCGACCACGCCCGCGCCCGCGCCGGACACCGCCGGGTCCAGGAGGTCCTCGCCCGGCCCCGGCAGCCGCCCGGCCTGCGCCGCCTGCCGCCGGGCCCCGGACGCGTCGAGCTGCGCGGGGTCACCGTGCGCCGGTCGGACGCCACCGTGCTCGACGCACTGGACCTGACCCTGCCCGCCGGACGGTGTGTCGCCCTGGTGGGCCGCTCCGGCGCGGCCACCTCACTGCTGGCGGCGGTGGCCGGCGGGCTCGTGACACCGGAGCGGGGCACCGTGCTGCTCGACGGTGTGCCGACGGACGAGATCCGGCCCGGTGACCTCCGCGCCGCCGTCGCCTACGCCTTCGCGGACCCGGAGCTGACGGGCGCCACCGTGTTCGACGCCCTGGCCGTCGCCGCCGAGCCGCTCCCCGCGGACCGGGTCCGCGCGGCCGCGCGCGCCGCCCAGGCCGACACCTTCGTCCGACGGCTGCCCGCCGGGTACCGGACCCCCGTCCGCGACGCGCCCCTCTCGGGAGGCCAGCGGCAGCGCCTCGGGCTCGCCCGCGCCCTCGCGCGCGACGGCCGGCTGCTCGTCCTCGACGACGCGACGTCGAGCCTGGACTCGGCCACCGAGGCCGCGGTGCTGCGCGCGCTGGACGACACCCACGGCGGCCGGACCCGCCTGGTGGTGACCCGCCGTACGGCGACGGCCGCCCGCGCCGACCTCGTGGCCTGGCTCCACGAGGGCCGCATCAGGAAGGTCGCCCCGCACGACGAACTGTGGCGCGTCCCCGCCTACCGGCGGATGTTCCTCGGCACCGACGACACCACCGACGCCCCCGACACCGAGGACGTGATCCCCGCGGAGGCCCCCGAGCGCTGA
- a CDS encoding SapB/AmfS family lanthipeptide, whose amino-acid sequence MSILSLQALETPEETTEYLSVLSSLSAVNCTNSTVSTLLCL is encoded by the coding sequence ATGTCCATCCTCAGCCTGCAGGCCCTGGAGACGCCCGAGGAGACCACCGAGTACCTGTCGGTCCTCAGCTCCCTCAGCGCCGTCAACTGCACCAACAGCACCGTCAGCACGCTGCTGTGCCTGTAG
- the lanKC gene encoding class III lanthionine synthetase LanKC, with translation MRYEAFSYADKVFYDSPVRWAAMEEFAAVGEPLPAGWLSSSREVWVGRRPADVELPDQGWKIHVSACMDNAEHILAVVGAYCVERRVAYKFLRSPALVQTQNAKYASRGSSGKFMTLYPVDEPELERCLTELDEALAGLRGPYILSDLRWRNGPLYLRYGGFTEQFCRSETGELVLALREPSGRLRPDVRRAVFEVPDWAPVPAVLAQALADRAATSRAEFPYTVERALHFSNGGGIYMGRPVGGGDEVVLKEARPDAGLDQRGDDAVLRLGREHDILRRLEGIPAVPRALDYLTAWEHHFLVQEYVPGETLNRWFGRRYPLVHPDPGRDTIDRYREEALTVLAGIEEGLSAIHARGVVFGDLHPRNLIVRPDGRVCFVDFELASPVDAFVRPALGAAGFAAPPDLHGLAIDRYALDALRLWIFMPLLQLTSLDPGKRDELVAAATRRFGIPADAVGGRPDAPPGATAPPAPAHAPPSGPTASRPAGREAPAGLFSGDRADWPALRDSLAAAIDASATPERTDRLFPGDPSQFTHDGLGLAYGAAGVLWALHTVGAQVRPGHVEWLEEAVAREPCRPGLYTGAHGVAFALDRLGRVRQAHNLLDRLLKDPLDGQGSDLAGGLPGIGLTLLHFADTTADASLHAVALDVADRLAARLKPDAATAGPAPGRRPGLLHGPSGAALFFLALHDSTGDSVLLDLAEQALDLDLARCVLGEDGTLQVDDGSRVLPYLESGSAGIAAALHALLRHRPDPDRQRSLDQIRGAAEPEFIVQSGLFNGRAGLILLLHLLQDGTGAHAPVVRRHIRRLVWHLVPYEGHAAFPGEQLLRLSMDLATGSAGVLLALGSALADTPALPFWNGRRVAEPAPLPLPEAS, from the coding sequence ATGCGCTACGAAGCGTTTTCGTACGCCGACAAGGTGTTCTACGACTCGCCGGTCCGCTGGGCGGCCATGGAGGAGTTCGCAGCGGTCGGCGAGCCGTTACCCGCCGGCTGGCTGAGCTCCTCGAGAGAGGTGTGGGTGGGCCGTCGGCCCGCCGACGTCGAACTGCCCGACCAGGGGTGGAAGATCCACGTGTCCGCCTGTATGGACAACGCGGAGCACATCCTGGCCGTCGTCGGCGCGTACTGCGTCGAGCGGCGTGTGGCCTACAAGTTCCTGCGCAGCCCGGCGCTCGTGCAGACCCAGAACGCGAAGTACGCCTCCCGCGGGTCGAGCGGCAAGTTCATGACCCTCTACCCCGTCGACGAACCCGAACTCGAACGGTGTCTCACCGAGCTGGACGAGGCGCTCGCCGGCCTGCGCGGGCCGTACATCCTCAGCGACCTGCGCTGGCGCAACGGACCGCTGTACCTGCGCTACGGCGGGTTCACCGAACAGTTCTGCCGCTCGGAGACGGGTGAGCTCGTCCTCGCCCTGCGCGAGCCGTCGGGCAGGCTCCGCCCGGACGTACGGCGCGCGGTGTTCGAGGTACCCGACTGGGCTCCCGTGCCGGCCGTCCTGGCCCAGGCGCTGGCCGACCGGGCCGCCACGAGCAGAGCCGAGTTCCCCTACACGGTGGAGAGAGCCCTGCACTTCTCCAACGGCGGCGGCATCTACATGGGCCGTCCCGTCGGGGGCGGCGACGAGGTGGTCCTCAAGGAGGCGCGCCCGGACGCCGGTCTCGACCAGCGCGGCGACGACGCCGTGCTCAGACTCGGCAGAGAACACGACATCCTGCGCCGACTGGAGGGCATACCCGCCGTACCCCGCGCGCTCGACTACCTCACGGCCTGGGAACACCACTTCCTGGTGCAGGAGTACGTGCCCGGCGAGACCCTGAACAGATGGTTCGGCCGGCGCTACCCCCTGGTCCACCCCGACCCCGGCCGGGACACGATCGACCGCTACCGGGAAGAGGCGCTGACCGTCCTCGCCGGCATCGAGGAGGGCCTGAGCGCCATCCACGCCCGCGGTGTCGTCTTCGGAGACCTGCACCCGCGCAACCTGATCGTCCGGCCGGACGGCAGAGTCTGCTTCGTCGACTTCGAACTCGCCTCGCCCGTCGACGCGTTCGTCAGACCCGCGCTCGGCGCCGCGGGCTTCGCGGCCCCTCCCGACCTGCACGGCCTCGCGATCGACCGGTACGCGCTCGACGCCCTGCGGCTGTGGATCTTCATGCCACTCCTCCAGCTGACCTCGCTGGACCCGGGGAAGCGGGACGAGCTGGTCGCGGCGGCCACCAGACGCTTCGGGATACCCGCCGACGCGGTCGGCGGCCGGCCCGACGCGCCACCGGGGGCGACCGCACCGCCCGCACCGGCCCACGCACCACCGTCCGGACCGACGGCCTCCCGGCCGGCCGGACGGGAGGCGCCGGCCGGCCTGTTCAGCGGCGACCGCGCGGACTGGCCGGCCCTGCGGGACTCCCTGGCCGCCGCGATCGACGCCAGCGCCACCCCCGAGCGCACCGACCGACTCTTCCCCGGAGACCCCAGCCAGTTCACCCACGACGGACTCGGCCTCGCCTACGGCGCGGCGGGCGTGCTCTGGGCCCTGCACACCGTGGGCGCCCAGGTCCGGCCCGGCCACGTCGAATGGCTCGAGGAGGCCGTCGCACGCGAACCCTGCCGCCCCGGCCTCTACACCGGTGCCCACGGAGTGGCCTTCGCGCTGGACCGCCTCGGCCGCGTCCGGCAGGCCCACAACCTCCTGGACCGGCTCCTGAAGGATCCCCTGGACGGCCAGGGGAGCGACCTGGCCGGCGGACTGCCCGGCATCGGACTGACCCTGCTGCACTTCGCCGACACCACGGCCGACGCCTCCCTGCACGCCGTCGCGCTCGATGTCGCCGACCGGCTCGCCGCCCGCCTGAAACCGGACGCCGCCACCGCGGGCCCCGCCCCCGGCAGGCGCCCAGGGCTCCTGCACGGCCCCTCCGGAGCGGCGCTGTTCTTCCTCGCCCTCCACGACAGCACCGGTGACTCCGTGCTGCTGGACCTCGCCGAACAGGCCCTCGACCTGGACCTGGCCCGATGCGTCCTCGGCGAGGACGGAACCCTCCAGGTGGACGACGGCAGCCGTGTCCTGCCCTATCTGGAGTCCGGCAGCGCCGGCATCGCCGCCGCCCTCCACGCCCTCCTGCGCCACCGCCCCGACCCCGACAGGCAACGCAGCCTCGATCAGATCCGGGGCGCCGCCGAGCCCGAGTTCATCGTCCAGTCCGGACTCTTCAACGGACGGGCCGGCCTGATCCTCCTGCTGCACCTGCTCCAGGACGGGACCGGAGCCCACGCCCCGGTCGTCCGACGGCACATCCGGCGCCTGGTCTGGCACCTCGTCCCCTACGAGGGACACGCGGCCTTCCCCGGCGAACAGCTCCTGCGGCTGTCCATGGACCTCGCGACCGGCTCGGCGGGCGTCCTGCTCGCCCTCGGCTCGGCCCTCGCGGACACCCCGGCGCTGCCCTTCTGGAACGGCCGACGGGTGGCGGAGCCCGCGCCCCTCCCGCTCCCCGAGGCGTCCTGA